CAAtgtgagaatttagagagagagagagtttgaagaATTTCTCTTATTATCAAACTAAGAGATggaacacatatatatacaaataccaTGACATAATGCTAACTATctctatatacaactcaacGCACACCATTgacctcaattcctcaagcCAGCCTTAGTACTCCACTACGGTCCCTTCTTGCTACaatttgttgaattcctctACTACATCCGCCATACTTTTCTCCCCAAAACGCTCACATAACCCTTTAGCAAATTCTGTCCAATTTCCTTACATTCCCTCATCTTGAAcccacccttgataccaagagTCTGCTATATCATTCAAGTAGGTCGCAACCAAATTGATCTTTTGTTCTTTTGAAATTCGATAAAACTGAAAGAATCTCTCACATCTTCTTACCCACCACCTTGGCTTCTTCCCCTCAAACATAGGAATCTCTAATCTTGGTGTAGGGGTATGGGTGTGATTAAAAGGTTGTGGATTCCTCACCTGGTTTTCTTGAATTGCAACCTGATCCACTTCTTCAAGAACCCCTTGCGTCCTTGAATGATTGCCTTGATGCAGCAAAATTGGATGATCGGCCTACCTTGGCGGGAATTCTGGTGACAATCAGAATTGGGGTAGGGAGGATAACATGTTTAGCATACTATTGATCCTTTACCCTTGGCCATAACGCCTTGCTCCTCAATTGCGCTAGGCCTCGCAATTGCTTGTTCTTCCTTTTTTGCACCAGAGTAGTCGTTACCAGCTTCCTCCGACGCCTTCCTTGTTGCTTCCAACTCCTTTCTCGCTGCGGTGGTTCCATCGAGAATTCCCACTGCCGGATTAACTGGCTTTGCTTTCTCTTCGCCTTCAACTTCCGACCCCAAGAATCTTTGTAGTCACAGCCTCCCGTTCTGCTTTGCAGATTCAAGATCGCCTAAGCCTACGTCCACTTcttacccaatcaccgaccaccgGTCAAAATTCACCTGAATTCTTGAATTTCACCATGCAATAACCCAAGAACATGGGTCCAGTAACCACCCAGCTTCAACTGAGATCGCTTCTTGAACCTGCACCTACTTCGCATCTGTCTTCTGAAACTTGCTCCTTTGATCGCTTGCGACTACCACTTCCAAATTGGATCGAGAGCCATTGCCCGTGCTTGCCTAcccaagcccaagctccttgCTTTCGAATTTCAATCAAGACTACTTTCGACGATTACCCCACATCTGGTTTTTCTAGCTCTAATACCAGTTTGTCAAGCCTCAGATTGTGGGCTGGACAATTGAAGGAATTTGATTGAATTCTAGAAAGAAGGATTGAATTTTAGGAAGAAAACAGATAGAATGAGGTAGGAAGATggaagaacaagagagagagagagagagatcgcatATGCATTCGATAATTTCTCCAATCTATCGTAAGTCTCTTTTAAAGAGCCTCTAGGCACATCACAACCAACTAACTACTTTAACAATCCTGCTAGTTATTTATACAAGATCTAGTTATTCCCGCCTAACCACTAAACTTCTTTAGTTAGCCCTAACAGCTTATACACCGTGGATTTCCCccccaattacaatcatatcccCAAGGTTGTGACAATTTGGTGCAAGTGGCTAAACTATGTTCGGCCCTTGAGTCTGTTGACTACAAGAGAAGGATGAATTAGATAGTGAAAGCAGGGATTGGTGAAGAAATAGTGGCCAGTtgtgatttcttggggacaataaATCTTTTAAGGGGGAGGGAGTGAAAGCAGGGATTGGTGAAGAAACAGTGGCCAGTTGCTGTGATtttttggggacaagaaatcttttaaggGGGAGGGAATGTCACAGCCTAGATACATTAAGAAGTTATTTTTATTCAGTTGTTATTTAGAGTTATGCATTAGGAGTAGTTAGGTGTAGTGAAGTAGTGGAAGTAGCAATGACAACTTTTGTAACCACTATAAATAACTGTtggatagctttatatataaagttacaACCCACAGTGCTGAGACATTAGAGTTTGAGGAATATCAGAATTCTagtttctccctcatttctccctcatttctgtcagtttctcccacatttctttctatttctccctctctttccaTTCTACCTTCAAAGAAATCTGTATTTAGGACTAGGGTCCTGACACATGCCAATTGTTTCATGTCAGTTTATTGGTATTCCTATTTGAGACAATTACTGTTGTATCAGCGAGTACCGAAAAATTACTGATTATGAGGGTGAATGTCCCAGAACCCTAGGTGGGATCCTCCTTTGCCTGTAAAGAAATCTTACAGCTGCTTATTCTGCTCCcagaatattttattaacttgatcatatttgttattttaggCAAAACAGAATCCTCGGGCAGCAGATCCACCTGTTGATAATGTTAAAAATCCTCTCGTTCTAATCTCAGAGAATTTCATGGAGGCTCGTGCTGCTCTGAGTCGCCTGGGAATGACCAATTTATCATCCAGTCAGAGTCCAGTTAAGATGGATATAACTTCAGCTCCTCAAGTTTCGGGGCCTCCAACTTCTGTTCCACCAGGTTGTCTTCCTACCTTTTAacttttatacatttattttcttctatttgtcTATGCAATATTTACCAGCTCTtgataattcatttttctacatgaTCTTTTAAGTTCCTagatttctgttttttttttttttttttgggcataaaAAATAGTTGGCAGAAAATGCAGCAGTCAAATTCATGTGGCAGATAATTTCTTCACCTCTCAACTTGCATCCTTTAAGTGTTTTTCCATTTAATATAGCCTTATTCTGTTAACTGATTGGTTCATCCAATTGCAAGCGTGTTGTTGAGTTTGTATGTGTCATGTACTTTAGGAGACTGGATTTGATATCCACAGAACTGATTTTCTAATAGACCTGCTCAAagtggaagaaaaaaaaaaaagtgttcaGTGAGGGGCATTGACAAATGGGAGGAAAgcacattttaaaatttttagggAGTGTTGATTTTTCTTGGGGCACAAGTTACTGAACTCCATTGTTCTTCTCTTGGAAGTTGTTTTTGGAATTTCTTGTGTCTTAAACCATTCAGGTTGGCTACAGAAATTCTGTGTGcatttgtgtgtgtgcgcgtgacTGTGAACAGAGATATATTATCTATTATCAATGACCACATGTGATATCCTTCTGAGGAATTCTTTTTTGTGATTGATGGTATGATTTCTCGAAAGAAAGTGCTATTTTACACAATTTCAAGGGTGGCAggagaaaaatgacatttgaaCCATGGAAAAGTATATCCTGGAGAAAATTCTTTCACTTGTGATGTACATATTACACATGAACTATAACCATGGACACTTCCTAGGAGTTGCTTTGCCGGTGTCGCCAGTGTGTGAGACACACACCCATGTAGTGTGCCTGacactttcttaaaatttgttaaaagaaTATGGGAGGGGACACGCAGGACACTCTAGGACATGTGTGCCCTATGTGGATAATGTaattgcatttctttttggtttttttcatgttttgattgcACAACTGTTCAGTGTTTATATCCTTCACGCTTCTATTATCTAGGTCTTTAAACGTTAAATAGATTGTAAGGGTTGAAGACAATTGGACTGTGAGTTGATTGCTATTAGATTTAGATTCATCGggaattttgatttatgaattttaaatgcatatttgtgaGTTGTAATATAGTTTTGGTACTTTATTATGCTTTTAAAgtatacaaattattttattagttaacgCATCTCAACCGCGTTGtcctacttttttgaaaaatatcatgtCGCCGTGTCCGCATTCAAGCTTCATGGCACATGAATTATCTACAGGGAGGACGTAGAATAAGTGGCTTTGGTTATGTTATGTAaatagtttcaaaatttttgctaAGCACCAATATTGGCACTTATGCTTATCAGTCAATGAGTTGTTACATTGTCCTTTCTTTTTTCAGTGAATGTTTCTATTATGAACCGGCAACCAATATCGTCTGCAAACATTCCCCCTGCCACTGTGAAAGTTGTAAGATTCATaatcttctatatatatatatatttttactttttgccTGCTGCTGAAAGATAAAGGTTGCTCCATCATGGGTTTCATAAGTTATATTGTCTTAGAGCTCATTCGTGTAATCTCTGTTCAGGAGCCAACCACTGTCAGTTCCATAGTATCTGCTCCTTTTCCTCACATTCCATCTGCTCCACGGGCTGCTTCTCAAGGAGTTCCAACCTTGCAAACATCTTCACCCATATCTGCTTCTCAGGATATGATCTCTAGTaatgacaacatgcaagatTTAAAGCCTACAGTCAGTAGTATAGCCCAGTCCTTACGTACTGTGGGCCCTGCAGCTGCAAATGTGAGTATTCTGAATAATCTCTCTCAGGCACGAGTGATGAACAATGCAGCCTTAACAGGGGGAACTTCTATTGGACTTCAATCAATGGGAGGAAACCCCACTGCCATGCATATGTCAAACATGATATCAAGTGGAATGGCGTCTTCTATTCCTGCTGCACAAACTGTATTATCATCTGGGCAATCAGCTATCACATCAGTTCCTGGGTCTGGGACACTCACAGGAACTGCACAGGTTGCACAAAACTCAGCTCCCGGTTCATTCGCTTCTGCTACTTCTAATCTATCTGGAACTTCAAACCTTGGCATGTCACCGCCATTGGGTAATCTTCAAGGAGGTGTTAGTATGGGTCAATCAGTACCAGGCATGAGCCAAGGAAATCTTCAAGGAGCTCCATTGGTACAGAATGGAATTAGCATGAATCAGAACATGATGAATGGTCTTGGTCCATCTGGCATGTCAACTGGAACTGGCACAATGATTCCTACTCCAGGAATGACTCAACAAGTACAACCAGGAATGCAGTCTCTTGCTGTGAATAACAATTCAGCTGATAATATGCCAATGTCCCAACAGACATCGAGTGGGTTGCAATCAGCACGGCCGAGTTATGTAAAAGTTTGGGAGGTAAGACTACCACTTTCTGCAAATAATTAAAGTTTGTTTTTCTCTCTGCTGGTCACAATGCTTAAACAAATTACATATATCAAGCACTCAGTGCCCGACTGtatttatttgttgaatttttggacTGACTTCTTCTAATCGTGCTCCTGATTGGTAGTTCTTAGATGAAATACACTAACTCAGtcagtttaaaattttaatcttttgCAGTGCTGCATTGGCAAAATTGGTCTGAatcatttctctaattttttgcTATATAAACTATTTTGGGGATAGTTATACAGTGAAAATAttgtgttgagagtaaaaataataatataaacgATAAGTAAACTCATTTTCTACtagcttaagcttttagatgagacggtagttaataatttaacatggtatcaaagtagGTAAAAGATCATGAGTTCAAACTTAATTGCTAGCccaatattttaattagttacACGTGTTTGGACTAGTTATGCAGGGGATGTGTCAAGAGTAAAAAtagtaatataaaagataagttAACTCTCTATCTACTAGTTTAAGTTGTTAGATgtgatggtggttaacaatttaacCAATTGGATATGTTTTTAGTATATGTACTTTACCATGCTTGGCAAGGAATTGCCAATTGTTTACATGGATAATTTTTTCCCAgatactttacattttgaatattTGCTGAACTGGTATGGTCACTGTGAAGATTTCCTTTCTGTGAAGTGCAATTCTCTAATTGTAGTAGTTTTATTTCTGATAAATTGTTCCTGAAAAAGTTGATGGTATTAAAATATCAGCCGATAATTGATTTTGACCAGCGGACACCTATATAAATAACTAAGATGATCTCTTCATTTAGTGCTCCACGTTCTTGTCTATCTTTTATCTGAATATCATGCACCACTTCTAAATGACCAAGCTCTCTTATCATTTATAACCTTTCATTTACTCGAGAGTAACTGATTTTTCCTCTTTGGTAAGCATTAGCTACTTGTTTCCCTTCAGTTTTGATATGCTATGCCTCTACAAGTGTCCCCCAAAAGCTCACACTCTATGGGTTATAAAAGGCCACAGActtatttcttatttctctATGACACTTTTAGCCATTCAAGGTCTTAGATTGGTACTGGTGTAAGTTACAGTGTCTTCATCATCAAAGTTCTCTGTTACTTGTTTTGCTGAAAAAACTGATGCAGgtattgattaaaataatcccttgcattatcaATATAAAATCTTCTAATTTGGGACCCAAATTGGCTAGAAATCATCTTATGAAATATTGGCAAAATGGTGCCAATAGCAGCCTTATCTTTTAAGAGATATACCCAAATTATCCttgtacaatcatcaatgaaagataTGAACCATCTAGCCCCAAAACAATTAGAAATCCTAGATGGTCCCCAAATATCAAAGTGtatcaaagaaaatggaatagagGACAATTTATTACTAATTGGATAAGGCATCCGATGATGCTTAGAgaattcacacacatcacaatgaagatTAGTAACACTTTAAACCCTtgaataaataaagaaacatgGTTTGTAACAAACTAAAAGGAGGATGGCCTAGACGATAATAGTGTTGGAGCCATATTTCAGTCATGGTAGAAGTAGGCTATGATGAACAGGCAAGGATAGGCTAGTCCCCTTTAGTGAATGTACCATTCCTCTTCAAGTAGTACAACCCATTCCGTTCCTCAATAACACCTATCATCTTCCCTAAGTCCAGTGCCTGAAACTCACATGCATGAGGAGAGaaaataacataacaattaaaatatttggtgaGCTGATTAACAGAGATTAAATTAGTAGAGAGATTAGGAACAGTAAGAACTTGCTGAATAGTAAGGGACTAAGGGTAACACTTCCCTGACCTGCTATAGGAATTGTATTACCATTGGCTACGGTTAGTCTCTTGGAATTACTCGTTGGTTTATAGGTTTCAAACACATTTGAGTCATAGGACATATATGGTTAGTAGCCCCTAAGTCTAGTATCCACAAGGCATTCCTATTAGTTTGTGAGGCAGTAAAGGATTCAGAGTGAAAACAAGTACTTGTTTGTGCGAGAGAGCAAGTCCCATCCTGAATAGTTTTCAAGAAGGTTTTTAGCTTATTGATTTCATCAGCATTCAATTAACTTAGGTTAGAAGCTGCAGCTAGATCTGCCTTCTCTATGGTGGTTTCCTCTTGCACCTTGTTTGTGAGATAGGCTTATGCTTGGTTTCTGGATTGCAAACTTCGTAAGCCTCGCATCTTACTCAGAACTGTCTCCTTTCCATTTAGTGAATGTGGGATCCAAGGTCTTGGGGCCTAGTTCAGTCAGATGGACTATCTTCCCTCAACCTTCTAAGAAAGTCCTTCAAAGTTGGGACCACTGGAGATAGTTTCTGCCATCTAGACGATAGAAACGATGCATTCTTGGTAGCTCACTAATAGGAGTATTCCCAGTTGATTGGTCAAACGGGACAGCATCTCCCGTTGCCATAGGAGGGGTGGTTTCTATTGGAAAAACTGAAGATTTGACAGTAAAGGACATCCCACTCGAATATTCGTCTAGCTCATTCCAATAGTTGGCAGATTTATTTGATTAGGTTGATTGGATATAGGAAATTCTGCAGCAGCTTATTGATTTCAATTTCCTACTATTGTAGACATATTCATTTTACAaatattgtttctttttctgtCAGTTTCCTTTTTTGTATAGTTTCCTTAGAAGCTTATTGACTCTGTAGTTAATTTCCTTATAGAGGTTCTGGGATCAACCTTAAAATCCCCTTGAAAAGTTATTCTGAAAGTGAGAAAAGGGAGAATCTAAAATTTcctacatggtatcaaagctaggTTCCGTTCAACCTCTATAGAACCCTAGCTGAtatctttctccttctcttcttcatttttctgtcCTATTCTCTGGTTTCTATTCTCTATAACCATGTCAAAAATATGCTCCGATTCTACTACCCATCCCAACCAGATCATTGAAACTCCACCTGCACCAATTGGGTGAATCCACTCTGTGCATATCACAACCATTAAGCTCAATGGAGATAACTTCTTACGTTGGTCCCAGTCCGTTAGGATGTATATTAGCAGGGGAGGCAAAATCGGTTACCTGACAGGAGACATTAAGGATCTGGACCCAAAGGACAACACATGCAGCTTGGGATGCTGAAAATTTCATGATCATGACTTGGTTGGTCAACTCCATGGAAGAAGAAATTCAAGCCAATTATCTGTGCTACTCAACAGCAAAAGAACTCTGGGATAATGTAACCTAGATGTACTCCGATATAGGCAATCAATCCCAGGTATATGAACTCTCTTTAAAACTTGGTGAGATTACTCAAGGTGAGGATAGTGTCACTAAGTACTTTAATTCTTTGAAGAGattgtggcaagatcttgaTCTTTTTAGTGATTATGAATGGAAGTCGGATGAGGACGACAAATATTCTAAGAAGATGGTTGATGCTAATCATATTTTCAAATTCCTTGCTGGATTAAATGCTGAGTTTGATAAAGTTAGGGGGAGGATTATTGGGAGAATACCTCTTCCTACTATCAATGAGATGTTTGCAGGGAAGAAAGTCGTTGACATGTTATGTTGGGTAAGAAAATAGGTGTAGGTGATACTGGGGATTATTCAGCCCTTATTGGATCAGGGGCGAATGCTAGTCAGAATTACATCCCAAATCAACATTGGGGTGATAGGCCTCGAGTATGGTGTGATTTTTGTAACAAACCACGCCATACCCGTGAAATTTGCTAGAAACTGCATAGAAAATCGGAGACTGGGAAGAACAAGCAGCCACGTGATAGGGCCTATAGTGAAACCGCTTTGGAAAATGAAGCCACAACAAGCTGTTTCAGTAAAGAGCAGGTGGATCAGCTTCTATAATAGCTAAAGAACAGTTTGGTGTCGGGTATTCCTAGTGGATCTTTGGCACATAGAGGCAGTAATCCCATTGCTCTACTCCTTAGATCATTGATTCAAGAGCATCTGATCACATAACAAGTATTTACCATTTGTTTAGTACCTTCTCTCCTTGTTCAGGTCATGAAAAGATTCGAATAGCAGATGATAGTTTATCTTCTATTGTTGGCAAAGGCCTAATCAAAATCTCCAAAAACATTGAACTCAAAGTTGTCTTTCATGTTCCTTAACTTACCTACAATCTCCTCTCTATTAGCAAACTATCACAAGATTCAAATTGTTGTGTCATCTTTTATGATTCTCATTGTATTTTTCATAACCGAAAATCAGggaggatgattggcagtgctaggaTGATGGACGGACTGTATTACTTTGATGAGTTTTTCCCTAACAGTAAAAAAGTTCAAGGCCTTAGTAGTGTTTgttcaaatcctatttttgatgaaattatgctatggcatcttagactTGGACATCCTAATTTTTCCTATCTTAAGCATGTGTTTCCTAATTTGTCTCAAGGAGTGAACCACTCAAAGTTTGAATGTGAAAGTTGTCATTTTTCTAAAGATCATCGTGCAAGTTTTCTGTCAGAACCTTACCGtgcatcaaaaccattttatttaatacatggtgatgtttggggtccttcaAGAGTGAATGCTGAACAATTGTGAGAAAACTTGGTATATATTTGTCTAATCATCACTAGGAGtggttacaatatatataggagaaagaaatcaatcaaatctcTGTGactaaggaaaaaagaaggattcctaattacatcaattattaatttatatcaatcaatcaatctcaACAATTAAtcttgattataatcaatctcatAGATTGTGGGATCTAATTTTCCAACACTTTCCCTCAAGTTGGTGAACAGATAtcaatcattcccagcttgcccaCACAAGACTCAAAGTTTGGTTTGGATAGAGCTTTGGTAAGAACATCGGCTTCCTGAGAAGTTGTGGGCACATAGGACAAGAATATAGTTTTATTATCTATTTCAGacttgatgaaatgtttgtcGATTCTAACGTGCTTCATCCTGTCACGCTGAACTGGGTTGTGTACTACACTTATAGCTGATTTACTGTCGTCGTAAAGTTTCATGGGACTGGTGCTAGGCATGTTTAAATCTGCCATAAGTCTTTGGATCCAAATGAGCTCACAAGTTCCTTGAGCCAATGCACGAAACTCAGCTTCTGCACTACTTCTTGCAACAACgatttgttttttacttctccaagtgATTAGATTTTCCCAAACTTTAGTGCAATACCCACTTGTAGATTTACTGTCATCTATTGCTCTTGCCCAATCTGCATTTGAGTATCCCACTACATCCCTATTACTTGTCTTTCTGAACAATAATTGTAGATTAGAAGCTGTTCGGCCGAGCTGCCAAGCTCGTTATCTGCTGATTTATCCTCTGTGATTTATCTTGATTCATATTGCTAttacatcttatttttcttagttatttttgattagatttgtttgtttttaaggttgttgtaatctagtcctacaaAGTAGGAATCTAATAtctaaaatctaggagaattcttagaatcaattgtatatatatttgtggcatTCCCAAGGGAACAAACACAACGTATTATTCTCCCAAAAAGAGGATTTCTGCATGGTATCGGAGCAgaattcttttcttccttctctttgtTAACCCTAACCCTTATCCGCCACCTCACTAATCCATCCCTTCTATTGCCGCCGGACCTGATCGACTTACATCATGGCTGGAAAAAGCAACCAATTATTCGGGATTATTCTTTTCCAAACCACCAATTCTGTAAACACGAATAACAACAATCCGCTTACTATCACCGGTCACAAACTAAATGGCTAAAATTACATTCAATGGTCACAATCGGTGATGATGTTTATatgtggaaaaagaaaatatgattaTCTAATCGGAGCTGCTAGCAAACCAAAGGAGGAATCACAGCATTGGATCTGGAAGGCCGAGAACAACATGGTGATGTCTTGGCTGATTAATTCAATAAACAATGAGATAGGTGATAATTTCTTGTTATACGACACAACACAAGAAATTTAGGAGGCTACTAGGGAAGTCTACTCCCATATTGGGAATACCTCCAAGTTGTTTGAGATAGAGAGTATTGTCGATGATCTAAGGCAAGGTGAGTCTCAAGTCACTCAATACTTCAATTTCTTGAATAAGTTTTAGCTTCAATTGGATAAGTGACACTATTCAATGGAAGTGTACTGAAGATTCAGCACAATACAAGAAAATAGTGGAGAAGAAGTAGTTGTATAAGTTCCTGGTtggtttaaataaaaatctagatgGCGTAAGAGGTAGGATTCTTGGCACAAAACCTCTACCAAGTATCAAGGAGGCGTTTGTTAAGGTTCATAGAGAAGAAAGTAGGTTGAAATTGATGTTAAAGCTTTCAAATCCAAGCTTGGAACACTCTGCCCTATTTACCTGAGGAGGCAACCCAACAAATATCAAGCAAAAGAAGGGTCGTCCTTTGTGTGACCATTGTCACAAGACCAGTCACACAAAAGATACATGCTGGGATATCCATGGAAAGCCTTTAGATTGGAAACCAGCACGTGAAAGGCGAAGTAGGGGTAACCTAACGACCATCGAAGACACTGCTATTGCCTTAAATCCGAGCTTATTTAGCAAATAATAGATGgagtgtgtaataccccatgtgtAGATAAGGTTgacacgtaatttcgatgagtttagaatatcaaaaaattggtttgatagcagttattaGTAttgaatcgactgtagggaatgcctcggagtgaaattatctaagaaaaattatatggtctcgacgagcgtatcaagataggatttatggtattgaaagaaatcggatcgggaacagtttttagtacagctaaaatacagctgccatttaagctgtaaaaccgaatcattgtaggagactcccgaaaaatcaataGAATCCTAGGGGGGCTCTGATTTTGCGTaaagagcaacccttcagtggtttcgagatgaaacgatagcccgatGAGGATGCTGGGGCAGAatcgtctttatcgagtaaatcttaaattattaattttacgtttTTTGTAtcgaaatgcaaattaattcagtgtttaaGGGTATGATTGAAATTAAGGAattgcccaagtgatattaagatgaaaattggtatttaatgatataatttcttataaatattagtgtaatatatataattatatatatatatatatagaatgcgTGTGCATTCGCTAGCTGTGTGTGCGTGAGTGATGGCTGCTGCTCTGCAAATTGATTATGCACGCAAACTCCATGCCCGCCGAGATTTATGGGAGATTTTACACGCCAAGAGGGTTTGCACGCAATGGGGTATGGCCAGTGAGGTGAGGGAGCAGCcgattgcctataaatagagagaattGAAAGCAAGAAAATGGCAAGGGAGAAGCTGGCCAAGAGATccgagagagaggaggagaatgagagagatCGAGAAGGAGCTTGGAGCTCACATCGACAGCCGGAGGTAGCCGCGGGGGCAGCCGGAAGCAGCTGCAACGAGCAGGCAGCCACCATGGCCGCAAGCCGCCGCCATGGCAACGCATGTGGAGGTTGGCCAGCAGCTGGGGCGAGGTCCAGCAAGCTTGGGCGGTGTTCAGCGAGGTTGGAAGAGTTCGTTGGAGGCTGGAGCATCGGCCGGAGTGGCCAAAGGCGGTCAAGCCAGCCGCACAGCagtggcggccatggcagcccgCTACAAGTAGCAGCGACAGGGGTGGCGCGTGGGCGCTGCAGCGCGCGTGGCTGCGGCGGCGGTGGCTCGTGGTGGAGGGCGGGTGGGCGGCGACGGCGCCGCTGGCAGCGGCTCACGGTGGCAGCGAGCTGAAGTTGGTGCGTTGCAGGTGTTCGCGCGAGAAGcaggggagagaagaagaagaagagaagaaaaaaaagaaaaagaaaagaaaagaaaagaaaaatagaaaaaaaattctgaaaaatcttagaaaattggaaattatatttcggtaatatcTCGGagattttttgaaagaaaaacgGTCCGagcacgcgtttcgaggatatgacacacataccgagaaagccaga
The sequence above is a segment of the Diospyros lotus cultivar Yz01 chromosome 7, ASM1463336v1, whole genome shotgun sequence genome. Coding sequences within it:
- the LOC127806138 gene encoding mediator of RNA polymerase II transcription subunit 25 isoform X3, with protein sequence MTEKKLIFAIEGTAAMGPFWPTIMSDYIEKIIRAFCGNELAGQKPSTSNVDLALVAFKAHGSYSACLVQRSGWTRDVDNFLQWLSSLPFSGGGFNDAAIAEGLGEALMMFSPLSGSQTQQTVDVQRHCVLVAASNPYPLPTPVYRPPLQKLEQGENIEAQTETRLSDAETVAKSFSQCSVSLSVICPKQLPKLKAVYNAAKQNPRAADPPVDNVKNPLVLISENFMEARAALSRLGMTNLSSSQSPVKMDITSAPQVSGPPTSVPPVNVSIMNRQPISSANIPPATVKVEPTTVSSIVSAPFPHIPSAPRAASQGVPTLQTSSPISASQDMISSNDNMQDLKPTVSSIAQSLRTVGPAAANVSILNNLSQARVMNNAALTGGTSIGLQSMGGNPTAMHMSNMISSGMASSIPAAQTVLSSGQSAITSVPGSGTLTGTAQVAQNSAPGSFASATSNLSGTSNLGMSPPLGNLQGGVSMGQSVPGMSQGNLQGAPLVQNGISMNQNMMNGLGPSGMSTGTGTMIPTPGMTQQVQPGMQSLAVNNNSADNMPMSQQTSSGLQSARPSYVKVWEGNLSGQRQGQPVFITRLEGYRSAKASETLAANWPPTMQIVRLISQDHMNNKYCLLSEKFILCSNPITITDIAVIRL
- the LOC127806138 gene encoding mediator of RNA polymerase II transcription subunit 25 isoform X4 — encoded protein: MMFSPLSGSQTQQTVDVQRHCVLVAASNPYPLPTPVYRPPLQKLEQGENIEAQTETRLSDAETVAKSFSQCSVSLSVICPKQLPKLKAVYNAAKQNPRAADPPVDNVKNPLVLISENFMEARAALSRLGMTNLSSSQSPVKMDITSAPQVSGPPTSVPPVNVSIMNRQPISSANIPPATVKVEPTTVSSIVSAPFPHIPSAPRAASQGVPTLQTSSPISASQDMISSNDNMQDLKPTVSSIAQSLRTVGPAAANVSILNNLSQARVMNNAALTGGTSIGLQSMGGNPTAMHMSNMISSGMASSIPAAQTVLSSGQSAITSVPGSGTLTGTAQVAQNSAPGSFASATSNLSGTSNLGMSPPLGNLQGGVSMGQSVPGMSQGNLQGAPLVQNGISMNQNMMNGLGPSGMSTGTGTMIPTPGMTQQVQPGMQSLAVNNNSADNMPMSQQTSSGLQSARPSYVKVWEGNLSGQRQGQPVFITRLEGYRSAKASETLAANWPPTMQIVRLISQDHMNNKQYVGKADFLVFRALNSHGFLGQLQEKKLCAVIQLPSQTLLLSVSDKACRLIGMLFPGDMVVFKPQIPSQQQQQQQHQQLQAQQQQQQQQHQQLQAQQHQQLQQQALPQMQQQQGIPQMQQQQQIPQQQQQLPQMQQQQQMVGAGMGQAYVQAPNRSQLVGQGQVSSQGPPNIPGGGFLS